In a single window of the Desulfovibrio mangrovi genome:
- a CDS encoding PaaI family thioesterase: MNDYLSAVQEDNQTVNPILNHLGIRVEHAEEGAATLRLDAAPSTAQGAGAVSGGVISTLLDEAMAHAALSAQKEQRPIATVDLHVQFLSGLRPEATLICHAEVVKNGGRIAFVRAEAETPEGRLIATANASFIIK; this comes from the coding sequence ATGAACGACTACCTCTCTGCGGTTCAGGAAGATAATCAAACGGTCAATCCCATTCTCAACCATTTGGGCATACGGGTTGAACATGCCGAAGAAGGGGCTGCCACGCTGCGCCTTGATGCCGCCCCCAGCACCGCACAGGGAGCAGGAGCCGTTTCCGGCGGCGTCATTTCCACCCTGCTGGACGAGGCCATGGCCCACGCTGCGCTTTCCGCCCAGAAGGAGCAACGCCCCATAGCTACCGTGGACCTGCACGTGCAGTTTCTTTCCGGCCTACGGCCAGAGGCAACGCTGATATGTCATGCTGAGGTCGTGAAAAACGGAGGACGCATCGCCTTTGTTCGGGCGGAAGCTGAAACCCCTGAAGGCAGGCTGATTGCCACGGCGAATGCCTCTTTCATCATAAAATGA
- a CDS encoding YgiQ family radical SAM protein, with amino-acid sequence MKNAPAHTDHPAGRTPLPQPAFLPMTRKEMDALGWDELDVLIVTGDGYVDHPSFAAALLGRWLIAHGYRTGVVAQPRWDTTDDVTRLGRPALFTAVTAGALDSMLAHYTAFRKKRHDDAYTPGGKAGARPNRAVIAYTSLIRQAFPGMGVVIGGIEASLRRITHYDFWTDKLRRPILLDSKADCLVYGMGENALLQIARAMDVHGGHSGIPLRELVVGIPGTAVMGKPSGHFSDLADMGIPAPATGLSPDIPEDAPAYPLPSHEAMEAQPELLMTATLTLERHVHQAQSWAVQPVAGRAVLLAPPAEPLCEADMDRLYSLPFARRAHPSYTEAIPADAMICTSITTHRGCGGGCSFCSLALHQGRRIASRSHQSVMDEVRALAGSKKFNGSISDVGGPSANMWQAECAADPSKCTRASCMHPKICPQFKVNQTEAVNMLRRIRDEEGVKHVRVASGVRYDLAQQDDTALRAYTMEFTGGQLKVAPEHICDTVLDLMRKPGLPVFEAFLQAFERYSEKAGKEQYVIPYLMSGFPGCADDDMRRLGDWLKRRGWKPQQVQCFIPTPGTVATAMFYAGIAPDGRPITVARTDADRLRQHHILMPEMGRKGTGTQGRQEKGRSHGQAGPGKSPEKRHDARKPNSKDSNWSEERPRNAGSDNRQKHTGQSGDGRQGTHGGKGRSQGGRGRR; translated from the coding sequence ATGAAAAATGCACCTGCACACACTGACCACCCTGCCGGGCGCACCCCGCTGCCCCAACCTGCCTTTCTGCCCATGACCCGAAAGGAGATGGACGCGTTAGGCTGGGATGAACTTGACGTCCTTATCGTCACCGGCGACGGCTACGTTGACCACCCGAGTTTTGCCGCCGCCCTGCTCGGCCGCTGGCTCATCGCCCACGGCTACCGTACGGGCGTCGTAGCGCAACCCCGCTGGGACACTACGGATGACGTTACCCGTCTGGGCCGCCCTGCCCTGTTCACGGCCGTAACCGCAGGTGCTCTTGATTCCATGCTGGCCCATTACACCGCCTTCCGGAAAAAGCGCCACGACGACGCGTACACCCCGGGCGGCAAAGCCGGCGCACGCCCCAACAGAGCCGTCATCGCCTACACCAGCCTCATCCGGCAGGCATTTCCCGGCATGGGCGTAGTCATCGGCGGCATTGAAGCCTCCCTGCGCCGCATCACCCACTATGACTTCTGGACCGACAAGCTGCGCCGCCCCATCCTGCTGGACAGCAAGGCAGACTGCCTTGTCTACGGCATGGGTGAGAACGCGCTGTTGCAGATTGCCAGAGCCATGGACGTCCACGGAGGACACTCCGGCATACCCTTAAGGGAACTGGTGGTCGGCATCCCGGGTACGGCCGTCATGGGCAAGCCTTCCGGCCATTTTTCCGACCTTGCAGACATGGGTATCCCCGCACCGGCAACAGGCCTCTCGCCAGATATTCCCGAAGACGCTCCCGCCTACCCGCTGCCCTCACATGAGGCAATGGAAGCACAGCCGGAGCTGCTCATGACCGCAACACTGACCCTTGAACGCCACGTACATCAGGCTCAGTCATGGGCCGTGCAGCCTGTTGCGGGCAGAGCCGTCCTGCTAGCTCCGCCTGCCGAGCCGTTGTGCGAAGCGGACATGGACAGACTGTATTCCCTGCCCTTTGCCCGCAGAGCACACCCCTCGTACACGGAAGCCATTCCTGCCGATGCCATGATCTGCACGAGCATCACCACCCATCGCGGATGCGGCGGCGGATGTTCGTTCTGCTCGCTTGCCCTGCATCAGGGGCGCCGCATTGCGTCGCGCAGCCACCAGTCCGTTATGGATGAAGTCAGGGCATTGGCGGGCTCCAAGAAATTCAACGGCTCCATCAGCGACGTGGGCGGCCCCTCCGCCAACATGTGGCAGGCAGAGTGCGCAGCCGATCCTTCCAAATGCACCCGAGCCAGTTGCATGCACCCAAAGATATGCCCCCAGTTCAAGGTCAACCAGACCGAAGCCGTGAACATGCTGCGCCGTATTCGTGACGAGGAAGGCGTAAAGCATGTCCGCGTAGCAAGCGGCGTGCGCTACGACCTTGCCCAGCAGGACGACACGGCTCTGCGCGCCTACACCATGGAATTCACCGGCGGCCAGCTCAAGGTGGCACCGGAACATATTTGCGACACCGTTCTCGACCTGATGAGAAAGCCCGGCCTGCCGGTTTTTGAAGCCTTTCTGCAAGCCTTTGAACGGTATTCGGAAAAGGCGGGCAAAGAGCAATATGTCATCCCCTACCTCATGAGCGGCTTTCCCGGCTGCGCGGATGACGACATGCGCCGCCTTGGAGACTGGCTGAAGCGCAGAGGCTGGAAGCCCCAGCAGGTACAGTGCTTCATTCCCACCCCCGGCACCGTGGCCACAGCCATGTTCTATGCCGGCATCGCGCCGGACGGCAGGCCGATAACCGTTGCCAGAACCGATGCCGACCGCCTGCGCCAGCATCACATTCTCATGCCTGAAATGGGCCGCAAGGGAACCGGAACGCAAGGGCGACAGGAAAAAGGCCGCAGTCATGGGCAGGCAGGCCCCGGCAAAAGCCCTGAAAAACGTCATGATGCCAGAAAGCCAAACAGCAAAGACAGTAACTGGTCCGAAGAGAGACCCCGGAACGCCGGAAGCGACAACCGTCAGAAACATACCGGACAAAGCGGCGACGGACGGCAAGGCACACACGGCGGGAAAGGCAGATCACAGGGCGGCAGGGGCAGACGCTAG
- the trhA gene encoding PAQR family membrane homeostasis protein TrhA gives MTRHLREPVNGLTHCIGALLAVVGTILLIVRVTSPALPWHIVTFAVFGTGMVLLYTASTLYHWLPLSEKGIRLLRRIDHSMIFVYIAATYTPICLIPLRGPWGWSLFGCAWGVATLGILVKIFWMGAPRWFSTGLYLGMGWMAVAGIYPLVQSLETGALLWLAGGGALYSIGAVIYARKRPNPHPRHFGFHELFHVFVMGGSFCHFMVMYSYVSRYAPAA, from the coding sequence ATGACCCGGCATCTCAGAGAACCCGTAAACGGCCTGACCCACTGCATAGGCGCCCTGCTTGCCGTGGTGGGGACCATATTGCTCATCGTGCGGGTCACGTCCCCCGCCCTGCCATGGCATATTGTCACCTTCGCGGTCTTCGGCACCGGCATGGTGCTGCTGTATACGGCCAGCACGCTCTATCACTGGCTGCCACTGTCCGAGAAGGGCATCCGCCTGCTGCGGCGAATCGATCACTCCATGATCTTCGTCTACATCGCGGCCACCTACACCCCCATATGCCTCATTCCCCTGCGGGGACCGTGGGGATGGTCATTGTTCGGTTGCGCGTGGGGCGTCGCCACGCTCGGCATTCTGGTCAAAATATTCTGGATGGGAGCCCCTCGGTGGTTTTCCACCGGTCTGTATCTGGGCATGGGCTGGATGGCCGTAGCAGGCATATATCCGTTAGTTCAGTCTCTGGAGACCGGAGCCCTGCTCTGGCTGGCGGGCGGCGGGGCGCTCTACAGCATAGGAGCCGTCATCTACGCCCGCAAGCGGCCCAACCCGCACCCCAGACACTTCGGCTTTCATGAACTGTTTCATGTTTTCGTCATGGGTGGCAGCTTCTGTCACTTCATGGTCATGTACAGCTACGTCAGCCGCTATGCCCCTGCAGCCTGA
- a CDS encoding DNA integrity scanning protein DisA nucleotide-binding domain protein, with protein MSRYRKLCIYHTLDGLREGLSHFSGPSRAALLLALHPDDPIHVLDPQFLLDGHQPKLRELFIESVEWQGACPTPDKLRPYELCPYPDPQLTGLLAFGGSNRDVPFLMWFTEEHPDFCSTGPTRCWLEHAAAQLVLDLAANNDMRDSASGFVLQSYATHAVRDYIVDRRNSSVGLDTYLRVYPTLDTILGISHTREEGAWPRGALVFVEPMFLKHLDFLASFPRMEQPSLANLRHCRKLLQAVEETHRMLVSDGKTIVGITQDKLPPGSIIANFEGRHGFLYLDDELICSFADGAFQSTNRRANLVQLEEALLESRLSYDTQHALFRIVTDIVSCAQERKHGCTLVLDLRAIPRNLAGQTLHSPLDLTTKDGIELACSLAKVDGALHIGHDANLYGFACLLDGRAVPGENRARGARYNSAVRFTAANDDLIVIVVSSDRPVSIIQRGMELTARCSWTPLPGRAPEPPTLEEWLKL; from the coding sequence ATGAGCCGCTACCGCAAATTGTGCATCTATCACACTCTGGACGGCCTGCGAGAAGGTCTGTCGCACTTCTCCGGCCCCAGCCGCGCCGCGCTGTTGCTCGCACTGCATCCGGACGACCCCATCCATGTCCTTGACCCCCAGTTTCTGCTGGACGGCCACCAGCCCAAGCTGCGCGAACTGTTCATCGAATCCGTGGAATGGCAGGGAGCCTGCCCCACTCCGGACAAATTGCGACCGTACGAACTGTGCCCCTACCCTGATCCGCAGCTGACCGGCCTTCTGGCCTTTGGCGGCAGCAACAGGGATGTGCCCTTTCTCATGTGGTTTACGGAAGAGCACCCCGACTTCTGCTCCACCGGCCCGACCCGCTGCTGGCTGGAACACGCAGCCGCCCAGCTGGTGCTGGATCTTGCTGCCAACAACGACATGCGGGACAGTGCTTCCGGCTTTGTCCTGCAAAGCTACGCAACCCATGCCGTACGCGACTATATTGTGGATCGCCGCAACTCGTCCGTCGGGCTTGATACGTACCTGCGGGTCTACCCCACGCTGGACACCATTCTGGGCATTTCCCACACCCGGGAAGAAGGTGCATGGCCACGCGGTGCCCTTGTTTTTGTAGAGCCCATGTTCCTGAAGCATCTGGATTTTCTTGCGAGCTTTCCGCGAATGGAACAACCTTCCCTCGCCAACCTGCGTCACTGCCGCAAGTTACTGCAAGCGGTGGAGGAAACGCACCGAATGCTCGTTTCCGACGGCAAGACCATCGTAGGCATCACACAGGATAAGCTGCCCCCCGGAAGCATCATTGCCAACTTTGAAGGCCGGCACGGCTTCCTGTATCTGGATGATGAACTCATCTGCTCATTTGCAGACGGCGCCTTCCAGTCCACAAACCGCAGAGCCAACCTTGTGCAGCTGGAAGAAGCCCTGCTGGAATCTCGTCTGTCCTACGACACGCAACATGCCCTGTTCCGCATCGTCACGGATATCGTATCCTGCGCACAGGAACGCAAGCATGGCTGCACGCTGGTGCTCGACCTTCGGGCCATTCCCCGCAACCTTGCAGGACAGACGCTGCACTCACCACTGGACCTGACGACGAAAGACGGTATCGAACTGGCCTGCTCCCTTGCCAAGGTGGACGGCGCACTGCATATCGGTCACGACGCCAACCTCTACGGCTTCGCCTGCCTGCTGGACGGCAGAGCAGTGCCCGGTGAAAACCGCGCCCGCGGAGCCCGGTACAATTCCGCCGTACGCTTTACAGCGGCAAATGACGACCTTATCGTCATCGTCGTATCATCGGACAGGCCGGTCTCCATCATTCAGCGCGGGATGGAACTCACGGCCCGCTGCTCATGGACGCCGCTGCCGGGTCGTGCACCGGAGCCCCCCACGCTGGAAGAATGGCTCAAACTGTAG
- a CDS encoding chemotaxis protein CheX, producing the protein MSSQYNVSFINPFLAAVIDVLGTMAMVEARPGKPYINTRRTAVGDVTGLIGVTGYADGVISLTLDEKCILRIVSNMLGEEYSKINDEIADAVGELTNMIAGQARAHLANEGMKFQASTPSVIIGKNHTLSHINKQPILSIPFTTPDGNLVVEVSLNKVEE; encoded by the coding sequence ATGAGTTCGCAATACAACGTCAGCTTTATCAACCCTTTTCTCGCAGCCGTAATCGACGTGCTCGGCACTATGGCCATGGTGGAAGCACGCCCCGGCAAGCCCTATATCAATACCCGCCGCACTGCGGTGGGGGATGTGACAGGGCTGATCGGTGTTACGGGATATGCGGACGGGGTGATATCTCTCACGCTTGATGAAAAGTGTATTCTGCGTATCGTTTCCAACATGCTTGGAGAGGAATATTCCAAGATCAATGACGAAATTGCGGACGCGGTAGGTGAGCTGACCAACATGATCGCAGGGCAGGCCCGTGCGCATCTTGCCAATGAAGGTATGAAGTTTCAGGCTTCAACCCCTTCTGTCATCATCGGCAAGAACCACACGTTGAGCCACATCAACAAACAGCCCATTCTTTCCATTCCCTTTACCACGCCGGACGGCAATCTGGTTGTGGAGGTTTCCCTGAACAAGGTAGAAGAATAG
- a CDS encoding cation:proton antiporter, with protein MGIAADIVIIVVAGFLGGLVAQFFRQPLILGYILAGILVGPYTGGITVSGIHEIELLAEIGVALLLFALGLEFSLKDLKPVRMIALIGTPIQIILCILIGFAAGHLAGWDTVPSLWFGTFISLSSTMVILKTLEGQGWLGTLSSRVMIGMLIVQDLAVVPMLIIMPKLGMPDAGYTDLAWAALKAGLFLAGMMVLGTRIMPRILRLVASWNSRELFMLACSGIGLGIGYGTYLLGLSFAFGAFVAGMVLSESDYGHQALSDIIPLRDLFGLLFFASMGMLLDPRFVYGHLGIIIALAGGVFLLKGLLFSLLGKGFGYGNVVPLALGLGMFQAGELSFLLARVGVDSGSLPQEQYSLFLAVGILGMIATPPLSAMTAPLYSLRRKYMPAPVLQSVNIPSEGLENHVVIIGGGKVGQYVADILSRLSFPIVVIETNSRRFETCRGKGIPTIFGDAAHETVLEASHLHKACLLLITIPSITDASLVVRLAHTIKPELAIAARVSGEEQMDELAALGVRQTIQPEFEAGLELTRQALLHLGLPVGEIQRFSDNVRHERYAAIIEEHPEYRTLSQLGNAASGMDLSWIAIGNDSSLRDKTLKELMLRSTMHITVVGVLRHGQLHANPGADFVLMKDDIAGVLGCMQDTERFALLAQPVTGSA; from the coding sequence ATGGGAATTGCAGCTGATATCGTCATCATCGTCGTTGCCGGGTTTCTGGGCGGCCTTGTCGCCCAGTTCTTTCGACAACCCCTGATTCTCGGCTACATTCTCGCCGGCATACTTGTGGGCCCCTATACGGGAGGCATCACCGTATCCGGCATCCATGAAATCGAACTGCTTGCAGAAATAGGCGTTGCGCTGCTGCTCTTTGCACTTGGGCTCGAATTCTCGCTCAAGGACCTCAAGCCGGTACGCATGATCGCCCTGATTGGCACCCCGATTCAGATCATCCTGTGCATACTCATAGGTTTTGCGGCAGGCCACCTTGCAGGATGGGATACCGTTCCCTCCCTGTGGTTCGGGACCTTCATTTCGCTTTCCAGCACCATGGTCATTCTGAAAACGCTGGAAGGGCAAGGCTGGCTCGGCACACTTTCAAGCCGCGTCATGATTGGCATGCTCATTGTGCAGGACCTTGCCGTAGTTCCCATGCTGATCATCATGCCCAAGCTGGGCATGCCCGACGCCGGATACACCGACCTTGCATGGGCTGCACTCAAGGCCGGCCTGTTCCTTGCGGGCATGATGGTGCTGGGCACCCGCATCATGCCGCGCATACTGCGACTTGTGGCCAGTTGGAATTCCCGGGAACTCTTCATGCTGGCCTGCAGCGGTATCGGTCTCGGCATCGGTTACGGCACATACCTGCTCGGCCTCTCCTTCGCTTTCGGGGCCTTCGTGGCTGGCATGGTGCTCAGCGAATCCGATTACGGCCACCAGGCGCTGAGCGACATCATTCCCCTGCGCGACCTGTTCGGCCTGCTGTTCTTCGCCTCCATGGGCATGCTGCTTGATCCCCGTTTCGTCTACGGCCACCTCGGCATCATTATCGCCCTTGCCGGAGGCGTCTTCCTGCTCAAGGGCCTGCTCTTTTCCCTGCTGGGCAAAGGCTTCGGTTACGGCAACGTTGTGCCGCTGGCGTTGGGATTGGGCATGTTTCAGGCTGGCGAACTCTCCTTCCTGCTGGCACGGGTAGGCGTGGACAGCGGCAGTCTGCCGCAGGAGCAGTACTCGCTGTTTCTTGCCGTCGGCATTCTAGGCATGATTGCCACCCCGCCGCTTTCGGCCATGACAGCCCCGCTCTATTCTCTGCGCAGAAAATACATGCCCGCGCCGGTTCTTCAGAGCGTAAACATCCCCAGCGAAGGTCTGGAAAATCATGTTGTCATTATCGGCGGCGGCAAGGTGGGGCAGTATGTGGCCGACATTCTCTCGCGCCTCTCCTTCCCCATTGTCGTCATTGAGACCAACTCGCGACGCTTCGAAACATGCCGGGGAAAAGGAATTCCCACCATTTTCGGTGATGCCGCCCATGAAACTGTGCTGGAAGCCTCGCATCTGCACAAGGCATGCCTGCTGCTGATCACAATTCCTTCCATAACAGACGCCTCGCTCGTGGTACGCCTGGCCCATACCATCAAGCCGGAACTGGCTATTGCCGCCCGTGTTTCCGGCGAGGAGCAGATGGACGAACTGGCCGCCCTCGGTGTGCGCCAGACCATTCAGCCGGAGTTCGAGGCCGGGCTTGAGCTGACCCGTCAGGCACTCCTGCATCTGGGCCTTCCCGTGGGAGAGATCCAGCGTTTTTCCGACAACGTGCGCCACGAGCGCTATGCCGCCATCATCGAAGAGCATCCGGAATACCGGACCCTAAGCCAACTCGGCAACGCCGCCTCAGGCATGGACCTTTCATGGATTGCCATAGGGAACGACTCATCCCTCAGGGACAAAACCCTCAAGGAACTCATGCTGCGGTCAACCATGCACATCACGGTCGTCGGCGTACTGCGCCACGGACAGCTGCATGCCAACCCAGGTGCGGATTTCGTGCTGATGAAAGATGATATCGCCGGAGTGCTCGGCTGCATGCAGGATACGGAACGCTTTGCCCTGCTTGCCCAGCCCGTGACAGGCAGCGCCTGA
- a CDS encoding CheR family methyltransferase: MTDFAKQERSFSGGLSLRKTPKISDEEFAQLSGFIYEKTGISIPDKRKYLLENRLGSRLQELGLKTFKEYYDYLRLDRNKTLEMDKLCEKVTTNETSFYRDVRQLGIFQNEILKDVIKEQEAAGRKELSIWSAGCSSGEEPYTLAIMISEVLGMSVIGWNIRISANDLSPAMLAKAKEGLYTEYSLRTTPKGIIAKYFDQEGDNYRVKPRIKKLINFGPINLSDGMALKRVPKSHIVFCRNVIIYFDDPMKQSVISAFYDNLLPGGHLFLGHSESIHKLSTAFKPVLKPGGMCYRKEG; encoded by the coding sequence ATGACTGATTTCGCCAAGCAGGAGCGCTCTTTTTCCGGTGGGCTCAGCTTGCGTAAAACTCCCAAGATTTCGGATGAAGAGTTTGCTCAGCTGAGCGGCTTCATCTACGAGAAGACCGGCATCAGTATTCCCGACAAGCGGAAGTATCTTCTGGAGAACCGTCTTGGGTCTCGCCTGCAGGAACTCGGACTCAAGACCTTCAAAGAGTACTACGACTATCTCAGGCTTGACCGTAACAAAACTCTTGAGATGGACAAGCTCTGCGAAAAGGTGACCACCAACGAGACCAGTTTCTATCGGGATGTCCGCCAGCTCGGCATTTTCCAGAACGAGATTCTCAAGGATGTCATCAAGGAGCAGGAGGCTGCAGGCCGCAAGGAGCTGTCCATCTGGTCTGCAGGCTGTTCATCCGGTGAAGAACCCTACACGCTTGCCATCATGATCAGCGAGGTGCTGGGCATGTCGGTCATCGGGTGGAATATCCGCATCTCCGCCAACGACCTTTCTCCTGCCATGCTGGCGAAGGCCAAAGAGGGCCTTTATACCGAGTATTCCCTGCGAACCACGCCAAAGGGAATCATCGCCAAGTATTTTGATCAGGAAGGCGATAACTACAGGGTTAAGCCGCGCATCAAGAAACTGATCAACTTCGGCCCCATCAACCTCAGTGATGGCATGGCGCTCAAGCGTGTCCCCAAATCGCACATAGTATTCTGCCGCAACGTGATCATCTATTTTGATGATCCCATGAAGCAGAGCGTCATCAGCGCGTTCTATGACAACCTGCTTCCCGGAGGGCACCTTTTCCTCGGCCATTCGGAAAGCATTCACAAGCTTTCCACTGCGTTCAAGCCGGTGCTCAAGCCCGGTGGCATGTGCTACCGCAAGGAAGGCTAG
- a CDS encoding SlyX family protein, whose product MKTQEERIAHLEETVYFQDQTIRELNEALTAQQFQMDEMEKRLVAMQTKLRSLLPLVEEGGMDDGPPPHYGSV is encoded by the coding sequence ATGAAGACGCAGGAAGAGCGAATCGCTCATCTGGAAGAGACGGTCTATTTTCAGGATCAGACCATCAGAGAGTTAAACGAGGCACTCACCGCCCAGCAGTTCCAGATGGATGAAATGGAAAAACGGCTGGTTGCCATGCAGACCAAACTGCGCAGCCTGCTGCCCCTGGTTGAAGAAGGCGGCATGGATGATGGTCCGCCTCCGCATTACGGCTCAGTATAA
- a CDS encoding EVE domain-containing protein, whose product MPKYWLMKSEPGCFSIDDLRNLPDGTSPWDGVRNYQARNFMRDEMRKGDMVLFYHSVTDPSVVGLAEIVRESYPDHTSWDPENSHFDPKSTPESPRWFMVDVRFVAKFDRPVPLRVLKATPGLEGMELLRKGSRLSVMPVSEQEFSIIRDLAKA is encoded by the coding sequence ATGCCGAAATACTGGCTCATGAAGTCCGAACCGGGCTGTTTCTCCATTGACGACCTCAGGAATCTTCCCGACGGCACAAGCCCGTGGGACGGCGTCCGCAACTATCAGGCCCGCAATTTCATGCGGGACGAGATGCGCAAAGGCGACATGGTGCTTTTCTATCACAGCGTAACCGATCCTTCCGTGGTAGGTTTGGCAGAAATCGTACGCGAGAGTTATCCGGACCACACGTCATGGGATCCGGAAAACAGCCACTTCGACCCCAAGTCCACTCCCGAATCTCCCCGTTGGTTCATGGTGGATGTACGATTCGTTGCCAAGTTTGACCGCCCGGTCCCGTTGCGTGTTCTCAAGGCAACACCAGGGTTGGAAGGCATGGAACTGCTTAGAAAGGGCTCACGCCTTTCCGTCATGCCTGTAAGTGAACAGGAATTTTCCATCATCCGCGACCTTGCCAAAGCCTGA
- a CDS encoding HDOD domain-containing protein, which produces MKPDSPAAQMALSEEYVRNFFMYTDHDNDAIAELFRLSVFRTSAALGMGWEIPEDDARLTRNTEYLKDTFTPGLVDPKTLADSEAQLASFPDVYFRIKEVLDSPVSSADDVARIVSSDMELTAKLLKLVNSPFYGLMETVEDVAHAIALVGVTEVSNLALGISAIKVFKDIPPELMDVKTFWRHSVSCGVFAKLIASRIPGLKADRFFTAGLLHDVGRLIIFKKLPYASVQTLLYARENMLPLVDAERDILGFDHTEVGNMILTEWRFPQTLVDAMTWHHKPSEAQDPQGAAIIQLADNMTNAMEISIGGMYVLPGLEDGAWERLGLKPSDLVSIVGLFDTHIDELFASFL; this is translated from the coding sequence ATGAAACCCGACTCGCCCGCAGCCCAGATGGCGCTCAGCGAAGAATATGTGCGCAATTTTTTCATGTATACGGACCATGACAATGACGCCATAGCCGAGTTGTTCCGGTTGAGTGTGTTCCGTACCAGCGCGGCGCTGGGAATGGGATGGGAAATACCGGAAGATGATGCGCGTCTGACCCGTAATACTGAGTACCTGAAGGATACCTTTACGCCGGGGCTTGTTGATCCCAAAACGCTGGCCGATAGCGAAGCGCAGCTGGCCTCGTTCCCTGACGTGTATTTCCGCATCAAGGAAGTGTTGGACTCCCCCGTCAGTTCGGCCGACGACGTTGCCCGTATCGTGAGCAGCGACATGGAACTGACTGCCAAGCTTCTCAAGCTGGTCAACAGTCCCTTCTACGGACTCATGGAAACGGTAGAGGACGTGGCACACGCCATTGCCCTTGTCGGGGTAACGGAAGTCTCAAACCTTGCTCTCGGTATTTCGGCCATCAAGGTGTTCAAGGATATTCCGCCGGAACTCATGGATGTGAAAACCTTCTGGAGGCATTCCGTCAGCTGCGGCGTGTTTGCCAAACTCATTGCATCCAGAATTCCCGGTCTCAAGGCGGACAGATTCTTTACGGCCGGATTGCTGCATGACGTGGGGCGTCTGATCATCTTCAAGAAACTGCCGTATGCTTCCGTACAGACTCTGCTGTACGCCCGTGAGAACATGTTGCCGCTGGTGGATGCGGAACGCGACATTCTCGGTTTCGACCACACCGAGGTGGGCAATATGATTCTGACGGAATGGCGTTTCCCGCAGACCCTGGTTGATGCCATGACCTGGCATCACAAGCCGTCAGAGGCGCAGGACCCTCAGGGGGCTGCCATTATTCAACTCGCGGACAACATGACCAACGCAATGGAGATTTCCATAGGCGGCATGTATGTGTTGCCCGGGCTGGAAGATGGGGCCTGGGAACGTCTCGGGCTTAAACCCAGTGACCTTGTTTCCATTGTCGGACTTTTCGACACGCATATTGATGAACTCTTTGCTTCTTTCCTGTAG
- a CDS encoding rhodanese-like domain-containing protein has translation MNDSSADSFSPRLLRQAQEGGYRLINAVSLKEQLERGSIFLVDVRDRADYEAGHIPGAICYPLPLTIQARLFKRWWLKKLLCNEGCTNVVFYCQDVNSLRSDSAARAAVISGFPDVYNYPGGLEDWVSRGLALETGPCCEPEHHL, from the coding sequence ATGAATGACTCATCAGCAGACAGCTTTTCTCCCCGGTTGCTCCGTCAGGCGCAGGAGGGGGGGTATCGGCTCATTAACGCGGTTTCGCTCAAGGAGCAGCTGGAACGGGGAAGCATCTTCCTTGTGGATGTCCGTGATCGGGCGGACTACGAGGCGGGGCATATTCCCGGGGCCATTTGTTACCCTTTGCCGCTGACGATTCAGGCTAGGCTGTTCAAGCGTTGGTGGCTCAAGAAGCTGTTATGCAATGAGGGCTGCACCAATGTGGTCTTCTATTGTCAGGATGTTAACAGCTTGCGCAGCGATTCTGCCGCCCGTGCGGCTGTCATCAGCGGGTTTCCGGATGTGTATAATTACCCCGGCGGATTGGAGGACTGGGTATCCCGAGGGCTTGCCCTTGAGACAGGCCCCTGCTGCGAGCCGGAGCATCATTTGTAA